A stretch of DNA from Gimesia chilikensis:
AGCCCCCACCCCGCAATCTCACGAAAAGTACAGCCAACGACGCAATTTTTCGATATAATGCACCTGAACCACATCCAACCTCCTCAGACGTGTGAGCAGACGATGCATCAACAACCACCTCAGGACCCCGACACACCTGACCTGCCAGACCAGGACCTGAACCACTTACGGCGATCTCTCATCGGCGCGGCTTCCGGTGCCGCACTCCCCGTGCTGGCCGGATTCTATTTCGTCTACCAGTTCTCAGCCTACACAGCCACTTTACCTCCCGACTCCGCAGTATGTGGCACGCCGTTAGTTCTCCCTTTTTGTCTCTTCTTTTTCGTCGCACCAGTCATGGCACTCATCGGCGGCGTAATCGCAGCACTCTTACCCTGAAAAAACCAACACAAGTGAGCGGAATGGCGCTAGCCACCGGTACTATCTCCAGCGTCGCTAAAATTACCGGCGGCTAGGTAGCGTTTATTTAATAGTTTTCTACGTGATCATAAGGTCGACAGCGTTAGCTATGTCAGTATCCACCGTGGCCGAGGGTATGCTGTTACTCTTGTTTTCAGGACTTCAACAGCAGAAAAGAAAATTAGCCGCAGGGCGTTAGCCCCGGTTGAAACGTCTTTGCTATATATCATCCGAATTAAGAAACGCTACCTGGCACCTTGCCGCTCAGAAAAAGCAGGGATGAGCCCGCATAAAATTCAGACCGATCGCAGCAAGCAGGAACCGGACCGTGTTATGGCCAAAAAGAAATCAGCATTAACTGATCAGCATCCAACCACACAACCAGCGCCAACAAGAAATTTCTTTCGTGTTTTTCATGCCTTTCGTGGTAGTCATAAATTCATGGAAGCAAACCCTTTCACGGTCCATCTCACTTCGGATAAACCCCCACACGCTTCGCCCATGCCTCCCACTGTGACTTCAGATCATCCACCACCGCGCGCCTCCGTTCCGCCAGGTCATTCAGTTCCGTGCGATCCGCTTTCACATCGTACAGCTCCCACTTCTGTGGCTGATACCCCTTGGCCGGCGATACACCCCGTCCCACCAGCTTCCAGTCACCGAAACGCACGAACGCGTTACTCTCATGCTCGATGAAGATCGGTCGCCCCCGTTCCAGCGGTTTTCCCGTCAGCGCCGGACGCAGTGAAATGCCATCCAGCGTGTGGATCTTGTTGCCGGCGAACGTTTCCGGATAGTCGGCTCCCGCCACATCGAGCAACGTCGGCATCACGTCAATCAGCTGTGCCGGGCTCGTGTACCACTCGGCGCGCGGCTGAATCTGTGCCGGCCAGTGCATCAGGAACGGCGTCGACGTTCCCCCCTCATGCGCGAAATGCTTATACAGCCGAAAAGGCGTGTTGGAAGCATTCGCCCACGCTTTCCCGTAACTGTTGCTGTGCTCCTGGTTCCGCTTCTCGACATCCCGGAACTCACCCCGACCAAGAATTCCCCCTTCGGCACAACCCCCGTTGTCCGCGAGGAACAGAATCAGCGTGTTGTCCAGCTGATCATGCGCCTTGAGCCAGCCTACCAGCTTGCCGATGTTTTGGTCGATCCGATCGATCATCGCTGCATAAATCGCCATCTTCAGATCCATCTCGTCCTGCTTCTCAGGCTTCAATGTCTCCCAGGCCGGCACCTCTGCATCACGGGGCGAAAGCCTGGTGTCTTCAGAGATCAGCCCCAGCTGTTTCTGTTTGGCCAGCCGGCGCTGACGGAGTTCATCCCAGCCGATCCGGTATTTGCCGCGATACTTTTTGATCTCCTCCTCATGCGCCTGTAGCGGCCAGTGCGGCGCCGTATACGCCAGGTACAGAAAGTATGGATCCGTTTTCTGTTTTGCGTTTTCCTGATGCTCCTTGAGAAAACGAATCGCGTAATCGGTGAAGGCATCAGTCGTATAAAACGGACGATCCGTCGTGCTCTCCGGATTCTCGATATCCTGGTTGCCGAACGTCATCCCCCGCGGCGCTACCGGATGGAAATACCGCGTCGCCCCCGATACACAACCGAAATATTTTTCGAACCCCCGCTGCAAAGGCCAGCGATCCTGGTCGTTAAATCCCAGGTGCCATTTCCCCGCCATGTAAGTCGCATAGCCGGCTGTCCCCAGCACCTCTCCTAACGTCACACATTGACGATTCAGATACCCCTGGTAAGCCGGCGGTTTGGAATAACCCCGCGTCTGATTTGGCGGATTCGTCATCCAGCCAATTCCTGTCTGATGCGGATGCAGTCCCGTCATCAGCGTCGCCCGCGTCGGACAGCAGCGTCCCGAATTATAAAACTGCGAGAACCGCACGCCCCCCGCCGCCAGGGCATCGATGTTCGGCGTTTCAATCTCACTGCCGTAACAGCCGAGATCGGAGAAACCCATATCGTCGACCATGATCAGAATGATATTCGGCCGCTCGGCTTGCGCCGCATCAGTCGTCAAAATAGTCAGACAGACGACCAGACAGGTCAGAGCAGTAAAGATCAACCGAACCATAAACAGGCACCCCATCCTGAGCGGAATGGCGCTAACCACCGGTAATATCAACAGCTTTGTCACACACAACCGACGGGTAGCGCCTTGCCGCACAGTTGGAGTCTAATACCATATTCCAAATCAATAAGAATTGAAACCGGGTGACCGCGAATGTAATTCACGGTTGTCGCAGACAACAGGAAACTGTCAGAGCACGATCACGAACGGGTAAGCAATCTCCGACCTCTGTTGCTTCCTGTGTCACAGTTTCTTTCAACAGTTCGCAGATCACACTGTGTGTTTCCTGCTCGCTACGCTCGGCCCGAATTACATTCGGGGCCACCCCCTGTTTTTTGTTTTCGTGTCTTTCGTGCTTTTCGTGGTTCATCTAATCCGTTATAGAAAAGACGTGATACAAACCAGATCCGCGGTAGGGGCGACCCTGCGTGGTCGCCCGCAGTTCGACGAATTTGCTGTCAGAAACTCGAACCATTCACAGGTTCCATCCACACCTTAAATAAAATCACGTGGCCCAACAGGCGGGCAGGCACACAGGCCTGCCCCTACCTCAGAATTCTTTTCGTGCCGTCCGTGGTAGTCATCAATTCCATACAATTCTTGGTTCAAACCTACGACCACAGCGATCGGAAATACTTCGCATCGACGGCCGTCTGGTCCAGGCATTCCTGGGTGCTCAACTCTTTCCAGCTGTGCCGGCCCTTGTACTCACTGTGCAGCGAGAAGATCCCTTCGTAACCCAGCTTCCGCAGTACATCGACGTATTCAGGAATCGGTGAAATGCCGTCTGCCACGGGAACCGTTTTGACTTCCCATTTCTGATGGCCTTTCTTATCCCGGCCTTCACCCCGTTCCCAGGCAAAGTTCTTCACCGCACACAATGAGATCCAGGGAGCCAGCAGATCGAGGCCCTGCCGCCAGCCGTCGCCGCTCCCCTCTTTGACCATATGCAGCATATCCACATACGCCCCGACTTCCTGCGGCGAGTAATCCTGGATCAGCTGATACAGCTGCGTTCCGTGTGAAGGCAGAAACGCATTTGAGTGCACGTGCACGCAGGGCAGAATTTCGTACTTCTGACACAGCTTCG
This window harbors:
- a CDS encoding arylsulfatase encodes the protein MVRLIFTALTCLVVCLTILTTDAAQAERPNIILIMVDDMGFSDLGCYGSEIETPNIDALAAGGVRFSQFYNSGRCCPTRATLMTGLHPHQTGIGWMTNPPNQTRGYSKPPAYQGYLNRQCVTLGEVLGTAGYATYMAGKWHLGFNDQDRWPLQRGFEKYFGCVSGATRYFHPVAPRGMTFGNQDIENPESTTDRPFYTTDAFTDYAIRFLKEHQENAKQKTDPYFLYLAYTAPHWPLQAHEEEIKKYRGKYRIGWDELRQRRLAKQKQLGLISEDTRLSPRDAEVPAWETLKPEKQDEMDLKMAIYAAMIDRIDQNIGKLVGWLKAHDQLDNTLILFLADNGGCAEGGILGRGEFRDVEKRNQEHSNSYGKAWANASNTPFRLYKHFAHEGGTSTPFLMHWPAQIQPRAEWYTSPAQLIDVMPTLLDVAGADYPETFAGNKIHTLDGISLRPALTGKPLERGRPIFIEHESNAFVRFGDWKLVGRGVSPAKGYQPQKWELYDVKADRTELNDLAERRRAVVDDLKSQWEAWAKRVGVYPK